From the Deltaproteobacteria bacterium genome, the window CCCTGTATAAGGACATAACCCATATCCACATCCACGTAGTCAAGGATATGGCCGGTGTGGGTGATAATAAGACCCGCCTTCTTTCTTTCACGGTGGAGTTCCTTCATGGTCTTTTTCCGATTCGGGTCTTTCTTTCTCCCTAACAGATGGTTGGTATACTCTCCAATGAGCACGATGTTCTCCAAGTCCACACCCGACTCGGGCTCGTCTAAAAAGATCATATCCGGGTCTTGCAGGATCAGTTGTAAAAGTTCTGCCCTCTTGATCTCCCCGCCGGAAAAACCGACATTTACCTCCCGCTCAAGAAAATCCACAAGGTTCAGCTTTGCTGCGTACTCATCCAGGAGTCTTCCGTTTCTTTTGGCGCTGGCCTCAATCAGTCTCCTGAGCTTTACCCCTCGTATAGCTGGAGGGCGCTGGAAGGACATGCCAATTCCCATCTTCGCCCGTTCGTTTACAGAAAGATGGGTAATGTCTCTCCCGCGAAAGATGATCTTTCCCCTGACATCGTAACCTGCAAATCCCATCATGGCGTTTACCAAAGTAGTCTTGCCTGAACCGTTAGGTCCAAAAATGGCGTGGACTTGCCCCTCTTTCATCTGGAGATTTACCCCTTTGAGGATTTCCTTTTTTCCTACTGCTACATGGAGATCCTTAACCTCCAACAGGAATTCACTTTTCATTCTTCTTACCCCCCTTTTAAGACCTTCAGTCTTTTCTGCCTCCGTCCACCTATTATCTAAAAATTCCCCCATGATATAGAAT encodes:
- a CDS encoding ABC transporter ATP-binding protein, whose product is MKSEFLLEVKDLHVAVGKKEILKGVNLQMKEGQVHAIFGPNGSGKTTLVNAMMGFAGYDVRGKIIFRGRDITHLSVNERAKMGIGMSFQRPPAIRGVKLRRLIEASAKRNGRLLDEYAAKLNLVDFLEREVNVGFSGGEIKRAELLQLILQDPDMIFLDEPESGVDLENIVLIGEYTNHLLGRKKDPNRKKTMKELHRERKKAGLIITHTGHILDYVDVDMGYVLIQG